The proteins below come from a single Parageobacillus toebii NBRC 107807 genomic window:
- a CDS encoding LolA family protein, producing MRRKVFSVFMGIILLVALTGCWAKSQEDVMKALDEKMDEMTSYQAEAKMTFQTGSKPQVYHVEIWYKQPSYYRVSLKNADKGQSQMILRNDEGVFVFTPALNKSFRFQSDWPKNSSQAYLYESLVKDILSDSKAGFKATKNHYVFETKTNYPNSNMIPKQEITLNKKDLSPVSVKVMDTDRNALLTVQFSKVEFNKKFDDDAFDTSKNMTGARLEVPTMAKAEDKAIEVMYPVNLPEGVKQIDEKEVAAEDGKRIIMTFGGEKSFTLVQEKARVLPATSTPTLVNGEPIDLGFAIGALTDQTLTWSYKGVEFTLASKDLTPEEMVMVARSVQGKAMK from the coding sequence ATGAGGAGAAAAGTATTTAGTGTATTTATGGGCATCATACTGCTTGTCGCTTTAACTGGCTGCTGGGCAAAATCACAAGAAGACGTGATGAAAGCGCTGGATGAAAAGATGGATGAGATGACAAGTTACCAAGCAGAGGCAAAAATGACCTTTCAAACAGGATCTAAGCCGCAAGTATACCATGTTGAAATTTGGTATAAGCAGCCTTCGTACTACCGTGTCAGCTTAAAAAATGCCGACAAAGGTCAAAGCCAGATGATTTTACGCAACGATGAAGGGGTTTTTGTTTTTACTCCGGCGCTAAACAAAAGCTTTCGTTTCCAAAGTGATTGGCCGAAAAACAGCAGTCAAGCGTATTTGTATGAGTCACTGGTCAAAGACATTTTAAGCGATTCGAAAGCGGGTTTTAAAGCGACGAAAAATCATTACGTATTTGAAACGAAAACAAACTATCCGAACAGCAACATGATTCCAAAGCAAGAAATTACGTTAAACAAAAAAGATTTATCGCCGGTATCCGTCAAAGTGATGGATACAGACCGGAACGCTTTGTTAACCGTACAATTTTCAAAAGTGGAGTTTAATAAAAAATTTGATGATGATGCGTTTGATACCTCTAAAAACATGACAGGAGCACGCTTAGAAGTACCAACGATGGCAAAAGCGGAAGACAAAGCGATTGAAGTAATGTATCCGGTCAATTTACCGGAAGGGGTAAAACAAATAGATGAAAAAGAAGTTGCTGCCGAAGATGGGAAACGGATTATTATGACATTTGGAGGCGAAAAATCATTCACGTTAGTCCAAGAGAAAGCGAGAGTATTGCCGGCAACAAGCACTCCGACACTTGTCAATGGCGAACCGATTGATTTAGGCTTTGCGATCGGCGCGTTGACAGATCAGACTCTTACATGGTCGTATAAAGGAGTCGAATTTACGCTCGCTTCGAAGGACTTAACGCCAGAAGAAATGGTAATGGTTGCTCGTTCTGTACAAGGAAAAGCAATGAAATAA
- the alr gene encoding alanine racemase: MSNLFYRDTWAEIDLDAIYYNVSQLKNFLQNDIRIMAVVKANAYGHGDVQVAKTALEAGASYLAVAFLDEAIALRKKGVTAPILVLGACRPSDINIAAKHRITLTVFQPEWIEQAANVYSETSPVLFHLKMDTGMGRLGVREETETKRVIEQIDRHPYFSLEGAYTHFATADEINTDYFSFQYDNFLRMLEWLPYKPPIIHCGNSATALRFPDKAFNMVRFGISMYGLSPSPEIKQYLPYELKEAFSLHSRLVHVKKLKPGEKVSYGATYTAETEQWVGTVPIGYADGWLRKLQNFHVLVNGEKAPIIGRICMDQLMVRLPKQMPVGTKVTLIGRQGDEYISVDDVAQYLGTINYEVPCTISYRVPRIFFRNKSIMEVRNFVLDGND, encoded by the coding sequence ATGAGCAATTTGTTTTACCGCGATACTTGGGCAGAAATTGATTTAGATGCCATTTACTACAACGTTTCACAATTAAAAAACTTTTTGCAAAACGACATCCGCATTATGGCGGTAGTGAAGGCAAACGCATACGGCCACGGTGATGTACAAGTGGCAAAAACAGCGCTTGAAGCAGGTGCTTCTTATTTAGCAGTGGCGTTTTTAGACGAAGCGATTGCGCTAAGGAAAAAAGGAGTTACTGCACCTATTCTTGTGCTAGGGGCTTGCCGGCCTAGCGATATTAATATTGCCGCAAAGCATCGGATTACGCTCACTGTGTTTCAGCCGGAATGGATAGAACAAGCGGCAAACGTATACAGCGAAACGAGTCCCGTTTTATTTCATTTAAAAATGGATACAGGAATGGGACGGTTAGGTGTCAGGGAGGAAACGGAAACAAAGCGCGTCATTGAACAAATTGACCGACATCCGTATTTTTCATTGGAAGGAGCATATACTCATTTTGCTACAGCTGATGAAATAAACACGGACTATTTTTCTTTCCAATACGATAATTTTTTGCGAATGCTTGAATGGCTTCCATATAAACCACCGATTATCCACTGCGGAAACAGTGCGACAGCTTTACGGTTTCCGGATAAAGCCTTTAATATGGTGCGCTTTGGCATTTCAATGTATGGTCTATCTCCTTCACCGGAAATCAAACAATATTTGCCGTATGAGCTAAAAGAAGCTTTTTCATTGCATAGCCGTCTCGTTCATGTGAAAAAGTTAAAGCCTGGAGAAAAGGTGAGTTATGGAGCGACATATACGGCGGAAACGGAGCAGTGGGTTGGAACGGTCCCGATTGGATATGCAGATGGTTGGTTGCGTAAACTGCAAAATTTCCATGTACTTGTGAACGGAGAAAAAGCGCCGATTATCGGAAGAATTTGCATGGATCAATTAATGGTCCGTCTGCCGAAGCAAATGCCTGTTGGAACGAAAGTGACGCTGATTGGGCGGCAAGGCGACGAATATATTTCTGTTGATGACGTGGCTCAATATCTTGGAACGATTAACTATGAGGTTCCTTGTACAATAAGTTATCGCGTTCCCCGTATTTTTTTCAGAAATAAGAGTATAATGGAAGTGAGAAATTTTGTTTTGGATGGCAATGATTAA